A genomic window from Treponema maltophilum ATCC 51939 includes:
- the miaB gene encoding tRNA (N6-isopentenyl adenosine(37)-C2)-methylthiotransferase MiaB, translating to MTFFFETYGCQMNKAESSAIEQLLLARGWSAADSAQTADLIIINTCSVRATAESRVNGRLGWYTALRKERCEGKPFVLAVTGCMAERLKEKIRERFPAVDYVVGNFEKERFADIAAAAENAARGTEDGSTACTADDVSAGAKTNVPLFRAVSGKKAAVVQNSADLQNVLSFGDQTENDKEDFPDKPAYSFAPLSLEPGAFQAFVPIMHGCNNFCTFCIVPYVRGREISRPFAEIVKELDVLSERGVCEITLLGQNVNSYRWKDGGSALMDFPLLLDRIADHLEKTSSPIKWIRFMSSHPKDLSDDLIGVIKNRPRVCRHIHLPVQHGSSRILQKMNRRYSRETYLDLVDRIRSALPDVSLTTDILIGFPGETEEDVEQMLSLMRRVRYEAAFMYYYNPREGTPACSFADQVPTDEKKARLQKVIDLQQVITKEEALKKLGQTVTVLAESPSRDDKAELLGHTERDSRVVFAAEKKLCGHFAQVRLDKLHGNTFRGTIV from the coding sequence ATGACCTTTTTTTTCGAAACCTACGGCTGTCAGATGAATAAAGCCGAATCCTCCGCGATAGAGCAGCTTTTGCTTGCGCGCGGATGGAGCGCGGCGGACTCGGCTCAAACGGCCGATTTGATTATCATAAATACCTGTTCGGTGCGCGCCACCGCCGAAAGCCGCGTAAACGGCAGGTTAGGCTGGTACACGGCGTTGCGCAAAGAACGGTGCGAAGGCAAGCCCTTTGTGCTCGCCGTTACCGGCTGCATGGCCGAAAGGCTCAAAGAAAAGATACGGGAACGCTTTCCCGCAGTCGACTATGTAGTCGGCAATTTTGAAAAAGAACGTTTTGCCGATATTGCCGCCGCGGCCGAAAACGCCGCGCGCGGCACGGAAGACGGAAGTACCGCGTGCACTGCGGACGATGTAAGTGCCGGCGCAAAGACAAACGTACCTTTGTTCCGCGCCGTGTCCGGAAAAAAAGCGGCGGTCGTGCAAAATTCCGCCGATCTGCAAAATGTGCTTTCTTTCGGCGATCAAACGGAAAACGATAAAGAGGATTTTCCCGACAAGCCCGCATACAGTTTTGCCCCCCTTTCTTTGGAGCCGGGCGCTTTTCAAGCCTTTGTGCCGATCATGCACGGATGCAATAATTTTTGCACGTTTTGCATAGTGCCCTATGTGCGCGGCAGGGAAATCTCGCGCCCCTTTGCCGAAATCGTTAAAGAGCTCGATGTGCTTTCCGAGCGGGGCGTATGCGAAATAACACTTTTGGGGCAAAACGTCAATTCGTACCGCTGGAAAGACGGAGGCTCGGCGCTTATGGATTTTCCGCTGCTTTTGGACCGCATAGCCGACCATTTGGAAAAAACGTCTTCCCCGATTAAATGGATACGCTTTATGTCGAGCCATCCGAAGGATCTTTCCGACGATTTGATCGGCGTGATAAAAAATCGGCCGCGCGTGTGCCGGCACATTCACTTGCCCGTTCAGCACGGTTCGAGCCGGATTTTGCAAAAAATGAACCGGCGCTACAGCCGCGAAACCTATCTCGACTTGGTAGATCGCATCCGCTCGGCGCTGCCCGACGTATCGCTTACGACCGACATTCTTATAGGCTTCCCCGGCGAAACGGAAGAGGATGTCGAGCAAATGCTTTCTTTGATGCGCCGCGTGCGCTACGAAGCGGCCTTTATGTATTATTACAATCCGCGCGAAGGAACGCCCGCCTGCTCGTTTGCCGATCAGGTTCCCACGGACGAAAAAAAAGCGCGATTGCAAAAAGTCATAGACCTTCAGCAGGTTATTACGAAAGAAGAAGCTTTGAAAAAGCTCGGGCAAACGGTAACGGTGTTGGCCGAAAGTCCGTCGCGCGACGACAAAGCCGAACTTTTGGGACATACCGAACGAGATTCCCGTGTGGTGTTCGCCGCCGAAAAAAAACTGTGCGGGCACTTTGCACAAGTGCGTTTGGATAAATTGCACGGAAATACGTTTCGCGGTACAATCGTATGA
- a CDS encoding aminopeptidase, with amino-acid sequence MNNEIQEKIKQTALVVVRDVCALKKGERVLIITNPENDTLEISRRLYEAADELGGKAVIVMQKTKTLLDFAEPEVIAALHTEPDICLSVSANKLGKDEAGSKKPFVAENGEEFSHIFNYNYEGKKNMRAVWTPGLTIDMFVRTAGIDYKLLQKRCRILADKFKGASFVRVTSPSGTDITVPVKGREAFCDDGDFSKPGSGGNIPAGEVFISPLTPKTSEGCQGRIVFDGSMSVAEGTLIIDDPIVVDVDKGYVRSIANKSGKPLDTSGENRAALRLLQSISTAEKQAVEMEKDGRLPAGKGAEYARNARNIGELGIGLNPAARITGKMLEDEKAFKTCHFAIGSNYDNDAKSLIHYDGVVRNPTIVIHYEDGSEFVAEKDGELNDVLKQ; translated from the coding sequence ATGAACAACGAAATACAGGAAAAAATAAAACAAACGGCTCTTGTAGTCGTCCGCGACGTATGTGCGCTTAAAAAAGGCGAGCGCGTGTTGATTATTACGAATCCCGAAAACGACACGCTTGAAATAAGCCGCAGACTCTATGAGGCCGCCGACGAGTTGGGCGGTAAAGCGGTTATCGTTATGCAAAAAACCAAAACCCTGCTCGATTTTGCCGAGCCTGAAGTTATTGCGGCTCTTCACACCGAGCCGGATATTTGTCTTTCCGTGTCCGCAAACAAGCTCGGAAAAGATGAAGCCGGATCGAAAAAGCCCTTTGTTGCCGAAAACGGCGAAGAGTTCAGCCATATTTTCAATTACAATTATGAAGGCAAAAAAAACATGCGGGCAGTGTGGACGCCCGGCTTGACGATAGATATGTTTGTGCGCACTGCGGGCATCGATTATAAACTGCTGCAAAAGCGCTGCCGCATATTGGCGGATAAGTTTAAAGGCGCATCCTTTGTGCGCGTAACCTCTCCTTCCGGAACCGACATTACCGTTCCCGTAAAAGGCCGGGAAGCCTTTTGCGATGACGGCGATTTTTCAAAACCGGGAAGCGGCGGGAATATTCCCGCAGGAGAAGTGTTTATAAGCCCGCTTACGCCGAAAACGTCGGAAGGCTGCCAAGGGCGCATTGTGTTCGACGGTTCAATGAGCGTTGCCGAAGGAACGCTCATTATCGACGATCCGATTGTCGTCGATGTGGATAAAGGATATGTAAGGTCAATAGCGAATAAATCCGGAAAGCCCCTCGATACAAGCGGCGAAAACCGTGCAGCTTTGCGCTTGCTGCAATCGATTAGTACGGCCGAAAAGCAAGCCGTCGAAATGGAAAAAGACGGACGCCTTCCGGCCGGGAAGGGTGCCGAATACGCGCGCAACGCACGCAATATAGGAGAGCTCGGTATCGGACTTAACCCCGCCGCACGCATTACGGGAAAGATGCTTGAAGACGAAAAAGCGTTTAAAACCTGTCACTTTGCCATCGGCAGCAATTACGACAACGATGCGAAAAGCCTCATTCACTACGACGGCGTCGTGCGCAATCCGACCATCGTCATTCACTACGAAGACGGAAGCGAGTTTGTCGCCGAAAAAGACGGCGAATTGAACGACGTGCTTAAACAATAA
- a CDS encoding LPP20 family lipoprotein, with protein sequence MHALKQSVIYTLTLALIFACAGVPSVKKAPQWVTEPAAAYADSHYLTAVGYASSRSAAEAEAVSALTKSVSQKVRAHSVSVQSMESTAAGVERSFSSSVDTVSSVDEIAGLKIREVWTAGDGTVYALALVNREEVGSYYEQKMKDAENGINALIAFAADNPASFEAVNALRSAAEKAGENDKSAAVLSVVNPLKYKRLSFAYKNTQTVQALLMHEIENIHVAVRVKNDKDGRLESAFSEAVKKAGFKTVPGNSAHDADAPYILNVVLNLEPLETPAGTENKYVRYTVKAELSDSRTGKIILPWSTGGREALFTQGEAEQRALRTIEADVKKRFAGEFSACCRTEAF encoded by the coding sequence ATGCATGCGCTGAAACAATCTGTAATTTATACGCTGACTCTGGCGCTTATATTTGCGTGTGCGGGCGTTCCTTCGGTAAAAAAAGCGCCGCAGTGGGTTACCGAACCTGCCGCCGCGTATGCCGACAGTCACTATTTGACGGCCGTCGGTTATGCATCTTCGCGCAGCGCGGCTGAAGCCGAAGCGGTGTCCGCTTTAACGAAGTCGGTCAGCCAAAAGGTGCGCGCACACAGCGTGTCCGTGCAGTCGATGGAATCGACTGCTGCCGGCGTGGAGCGTTCTTTTTCTTCTTCCGTCGATACCGTTTCTTCCGTTGATGAAATTGCGGGACTAAAGATACGCGAAGTGTGGACTGCCGGCGACGGTACGGTCTACGCCCTCGCGCTCGTCAACCGCGAAGAAGTCGGTTCATACTATGAACAAAAAATGAAAGACGCCGAAAACGGCATAAATGCTTTGATCGCATTTGCCGCAGACAATCCGGCAAGTTTTGAAGCCGTCAACGCTTTGCGCAGCGCTGCCGAAAAAGCCGGCGAAAACGATAAAAGTGCGGCCGTGCTTTCGGTCGTAAATCCTTTGAAGTATAAACGGCTTTCTTTTGCGTATAAAAATACGCAAACCGTGCAGGCGCTTCTTATGCACGAAATCGAAAACATTCACGTCGCCGTACGGGTTAAAAACGATAAGGACGGCAGGCTGGAAAGTGCCTTTTCCGAAGCCGTAAAAAAAGCGGGCTTTAAAACGGTGCCGGGAAATTCCGCGCACGATGCCGATGCGCCCTATATACTCAACGTTGTTTTAAACCTCGAACCGCTCGAAACGCCTGCCGGTACCGAAAACAAATACGTGCGCTATACGGTAAAGGCGGAACTTTCCGACAGCCGCACGGGAAAAATCATACTCCCGTGGAGTACGGGCGGCCGCGAAGCCCTCTTTACGCAAGGCGAAGCAGAACAGCGCGCCCTGCGCACGATTGAAGCGGACGTAAAAAAACGCTTTGCCGGGGAATTTTCGGCGTGTTGCCGAACAGAGGCCTTTTAG
- a CDS encoding penicillin-binding protein activator LpoB: MKRYTMRYKMIPEAAVSLLCSLFCLCAAFMFAGCESPKVERINAEQVTDLSGYWNDTDVRLVANTLIKECTEAPAIAAYIRANGKMPVVIVGTFRNQSDEHIDTSILVKKFEAALVNSGKVDFVASSGERGDIRQERKEQQAWASEETAKRLANETGADFMLIGAVKTIVDMNSAKRTRTYYVTAELIDIESNRKLWIGENSEIKKLITRSKVRF, translated from the coding sequence ATGAAACGCTATACGATGCGTTATAAGATGATTCCCGAAGCCGCCGTTTCGCTCTTGTGTTCTTTGTTTTGCCTGTGCGCCGCGTTTATGTTCGCCGGCTGCGAATCGCCTAAGGTCGAACGCATCAATGCGGAGCAGGTTACCGATTTAAGCGGATATTGGAACGACACCGACGTGCGCCTTGTGGCGAACACGCTTATAAAAGAATGTACCGAAGCGCCGGCCATAGCCGCATATATCCGCGCAAACGGCAAAATGCCCGTCGTTATCGTCGGAACCTTCCGTAACCAAAGCGATGAACATATCGATACGTCGATTTTGGTAAAGAAATTCGAAGCGGCTTTGGTAAACAGCGGAAAGGTCGACTTTGTCGCTTCATCCGGCGAACGCGGCGATATACGCCAAGAGCGCAAAGAACAGCAAGCGTGGGCGAGCGAAGAAACGGCAAAACGTTTGGCAAACGAAACGGGAGCCGACTTTATGCTTATCGGCGCCGTAAAAACGATTGTCGATATGAATTCCGCAAAACGAACGCGGACCTATTACGTTACGGCCGAACTTATCGACATCGAAAGCAACCGCAAGCTGTGGATCGGCGAAAATTCGGAAATAAAAAAACTTATAACGAGATCGAAAGTCCGTTTTTAA
- a CDS encoding M20 family metallo-hydrolase has translation MSLKQLTDWIDSQKKAIVDLETLLTSHPALAPESGGEGELEKCIALEQWLKKEGITDLARFDAPDGRVKSGIRPNLVATIQGKSDKRSIWVIAHLDVVPVGEISLWSADPWKVYEKDGKLFGRGVEDDQQGLCSGVFAALAYVKNGIVPEYTVKLLFAADEEVGSVYGIQYLLKKHKLFRKQDLIIIPDGGDSKGETIEIAEKNLLWMKIRIRGKQAHGSMPHLGKNAFLAASALAMELNALEKFFKKRDKLFDPPYSTFQPTKKEANVPNINTIPGEDVFYMDCRILPCYTLDDVRAEARKRMDKIEKVYGVKIKFGEEQAVQSPATPVDSPVVKELSAAIKKVTGKKARPIGIGGGTVGGYLRIKGYNAAVWSTLDEMAHQPNEYCKIKNLMQDAKVLAAVFGGESL, from the coding sequence ATGAGTTTAAAACAGCTTACCGATTGGATCGATTCCCAAAAAAAAGCGATTGTCGATTTGGAAACGCTTTTAACTTCACATCCGGCCCTCGCGCCCGAAAGCGGCGGAGAAGGCGAGCTCGAAAAATGTATTGCCCTTGAGCAATGGCTTAAAAAAGAAGGCATTACGGATTTGGCGCGTTTCGACGCTCCCGACGGCCGCGTAAAATCGGGCATACGGCCGAACCTCGTGGCGACGATACAGGGCAAAAGCGACAAGCGCAGCATATGGGTTATCGCCCACTTGGACGTTGTGCCCGTCGGCGAGATTTCGCTGTGGTCGGCCGATCCGTGGAAGGTGTACGAGAAAGACGGAAAGCTGTTCGGGCGCGGCGTCGAAGACGACCAGCAGGGCTTGTGCAGCGGCGTGTTTGCCGCGCTCGCGTATGTAAAAAACGGCATTGTGCCCGAATATACGGTAAAGCTTTTGTTCGCGGCCGATGAAGAAGTCGGTTCGGTATACGGCATACAGTATCTTTTGAAAAAACATAAACTGTTCCGCAAACAGGATCTTATCATCATTCCCGACGGCGGAGATTCAAAAGGTGAAACGATCGAAATAGCCGAAAAAAATCTTTTGTGGATGAAAATACGCATCCGCGGAAAGCAGGCGCACGGATCCATGCCGCATTTGGGAAAAAACGCTTTTTTGGCCGCGTCGGCTTTGGCGATGGAGCTTAACGCTTTGGAAAAGTTCTTTAAAAAGCGCGATAAACTCTTCGATCCGCCCTATTCAACATTCCAGCCGACAAAAAAAGAGGCGAACGTGCCGAACATCAACACGATTCCCGGCGAAGACGTGTTTTACATGGACTGCCGCATTTTGCCCTGCTACACGCTCGACGACGTGCGCGCCGAAGCCCGCAAGCGCATGGATAAAATCGAAAAGGTATACGGCGTAAAAATCAAATTCGGCGAAGAGCAGGCGGTGCAGTCGCCCGCAACACCGGTCGATTCGCCGGTCGTAAAAGAATTGAGCGCTGCGATCAAAAAAGTTACGGGCAAAAAAGCCCGCCCGATCGGCATCGGCGGCGGAACGGTCGGCGGCTACCTGCGCATAAAAGGCTACAACGCCGCCGTTTGGAGTACGCTGGACGAAATGGCGCACCAGCCGAACGAATATTGCAAAATAAAAAATCTTATGCAGGACGCCAAAGTTTTGGCGGCCGTTTTCGGAGGAGAAAGCTTATGA
- the galE gene encoding UDP-glucose 4-epimerase GalE — translation MNVLVIGGAGYIGSHVVKELMAAGHKVTVFDNLSSGLLQNLFKENGFIAGDILYKENLDAAFVRGFDAFIHLAAFKAAGESMLKPEKYAENNITGSLNIINSAIAHNCKYMVFSSSAAVFGSPEYLPMDEKHPKNPENFYGFTKLDIERYMQWYDTLKGLKFAALRYFNAAGYDPDGIITGLEQNPANLLPVIMETACGMRKELQVFGTDYDTKDGTCIRDYVHVKDLAVAHVQALEYIAKHNESLTVNLGSEKGVSVLEMLEAARRITGKPIPAKFVGRRAGDPACLYATSAYAREKLGWKAEHSDVDTLIGSTWAVYKNRGEK, via the coding sequence ATGAACGTATTGGTTATAGGCGGCGCGGGCTACATCGGAAGCCATGTGGTAAAGGAACTCATGGCGGCGGGGCATAAGGTTACCGTATTCGACAATTTGTCGTCCGGGCTTTTGCAAAACCTGTTTAAAGAAAACGGTTTTATTGCCGGCGATATTTTGTATAAAGAAAATCTTGACGCCGCCTTTGTGCGGGGATTCGACGCTTTTATTCATTTGGCGGCTTTTAAAGCGGCCGGCGAGTCCATGCTCAAACCGGAAAAATACGCGGAAAACAATATTACCGGTTCGTTGAATATTATCAATTCGGCAATCGCGCACAACTGCAAATACATGGTTTTTTCGTCTTCGGCGGCCGTGTTCGGTTCGCCCGAATATCTTCCTATGGACGAAAAACATCCGAAAAATCCGGAAAACTTTTACGGTTTTACCAAGCTCGACATCGAACGGTATATGCAGTGGTACGATACTTTAAAAGGCTTAAAGTTTGCGGCCCTGCGTTATTTTAACGCCGCAGGCTACGATCCCGACGGTATTATTACCGGTCTTGAGCAAAATCCCGCAAACCTGCTGCCGGTGATTATGGAAACCGCATGCGGCATGCGTAAAGAGCTACAAGTCTTCGGCACCGACTACGATACGAAGGACGGAACCTGTATACGCGATTACGTTCACGTAAAAGATTTGGCGGTTGCGCACGTACAGGCGCTCGAATACATTGCAAAGCACAACGAAAGCCTTACCGTCAACTTGGGAAGCGAAAAGGGCGTTTCGGTTTTGGAAATGCTCGAAGCCGCACGGCGCATTACCGGAAAGCCTATTCCCGCAAAATTTGTCGGACGCAGAGCCGGGGATCCCGCCTGCTTGTATGCAACCTCGGCTTATGCCCGCGAAAAACTGGGCTGGAAGGCCGAACATTCGGATGTCGATACACTGATCGGCTCGACCTGGGCCGTGTATAAAAACAGAGGTGAAAAATGA
- a CDS encoding SRPBCC family protein yields MITLHEQVDISAPFEKLCAWADNFEEEFVKWSPYHLECELYDGNVHAGSKVRFYEIVMGLDYDVTGTIVTSERDDNHFRFVFKSDKGTAFITFEGTRTKAGCRFSHTESFGITTPVIGPIMNFLLFKIIFRKKCNWQLIRDDMILDNKYLTEILTEGKYPERIPVERLKAGVK; encoded by the coding sequence ATGATAACTTTGCATGAACAGGTTGACATTAGCGCGCCGTTTGAAAAACTGTGCGCATGGGCCGACAATTTTGAAGAGGAATTCGTCAAGTGGAGTCCCTACCATTTGGAATGCGAACTGTACGACGGGAACGTACATGCGGGCAGTAAGGTCCGCTTTTACGAAATCGTTATGGGACTCGACTACGACGTAACCGGTACCATCGTAACGAGCGAACGCGACGATAATCATTTTCGCTTCGTATTTAAAAGCGACAAGGGAACCGCTTTTATCACCTTTGAAGGAACGCGGACAAAAGCCGGCTGCCGCTTTTCGCACACGGAATCCTTCGGCATAACGACGCCCGTCATCGGGCCGATTATGAATTTTTTGCTGTTCAAAATCATCTTTCGTAAAAAATGCAACTGGCAGCTTATCCGCGACGATATGATTTTGGACAATAAGTATTTAACCGAGATCCTTACCGAAGGCAAGTATCCCGAGCGCATTCCCGTCGAACGCTTAAAAGCCGGAGTAAAATAA
- a CDS encoding TetR/AcrR family transcriptional regulator: MSDKNEERESRKNQLIDAATTLFFSKGYTNTSVRDILDEANDRTSSPSVFYYYFESKEAIYRAVLRRYSERYVKSVQDTIDTYKDDAQSLMAQVTALFLKTVKADAHGKEAAASPDNLLYALKLKEELTQKFVEVWELFIRSLDWYKADAETVHKTAVFIAGGIGEMMYDFGYVHEKKEGSARKLMDCMIDFCAGVLNAPAAQKEKYRRMVYDNFA, from the coding sequence ATGTCCGATAAAAACGAAGAAAGAGAGAGCCGGAAAAATCAATTGATCGATGCGGCGACAACGCTGTTTTTTTCAAAAGGCTATACGAATACTTCGGTACGGGATATTTTGGATGAGGCAAACGACCGGACGTCTTCGCCGAGCGTTTTTTATTATTATTTTGAATCAAAAGAAGCAATTTATCGAGCCGTTTTGCGCCGCTATTCCGAGCGCTATGTAAAATCCGTGCAGGATACAATCGACACGTACAAAGACGATGCGCAATCTCTTATGGCGCAAGTAACGGCGCTGTTTTTAAAAACGGTAAAAGCCGACGCGCACGGAAAAGAAGCCGCCGCTTCGCCGGACAATCTTTTGTACGCTTTAAAACTGAAAGAAGAACTGACGCAAAAATTCGTTGAAGTATGGGAACTCTTTATCCGGTCACTGGATTGGTACAAAGCCGACGCCGAAACGGTTCACAAAACGGCCGTTTTTATTGCCGGCGGCATCGGAGAAATGATGTACGATTTCGGCTATGTTCACGAAAAAAAAGAGGGCAGCGCCCGAAAACTTATGGACTGCATGATTGACTTTTGCGCCGGTGTTTTGAATGCGCCGGCTGCACAAAAAGAAAAATACAGGAGGATGGTGTATGATAACTTTGCATGA
- a CDS encoding rhomboid family intramembrane serine protease — MTKRVRFFNDAPLSVSFILICMAVLFAARFFPAEGIAALFCAPTKQNGVSPFDWKRPLDYLRLFIHVFGHRDWTHFTAAAAFILLLGPDAEERYGSAFLLFMTAVCAFSTGVLNTVFFTASLCGADGIVFLLLVLGTFANVRAQTIALTHVLLFVLYLAGCLFVVIDTAYAAPLIQIAGGLCASVFGFAAQPVKRTRKN, encoded by the coding sequence ATGACAAAAAGAGTCCGCTTTTTTAACGACGCGCCCTTAAGCGTAAGTTTTATTTTAATATGCATGGCCGTTTTATTTGCCGCCCGGTTTTTTCCCGCCGAGGGTATCGCCGCGCTTTTTTGCGCGCCGACAAAGCAAAACGGAGTTTCTCCGTTCGACTGGAAAAGGCCGCTCGATTACCTGCGCTTGTTTATTCATGTTTTCGGCCACCGCGATTGGACGCATTTTACCGCAGCGGCCGCCTTTATACTGCTGCTCGGTCCCGATGCGGAAGAGCGGTACGGCAGCGCCTTTTTGCTGTTTATGACGGCCGTATGCGCTTTTAGTACGGGCGTGCTGAATACCGTCTTCTTTACCGCTTCGCTTTGCGGCGCCGACGGAATCGTGTTTTTGCTGCTCGTGCTCGGCACCTTTGCAAACGTGCGTGCACAGACAATCGCACTGACGCACGTATTGCTGTTTGTTTTATACCTCGCGGGATGTTTATTTGTCGTTATCGATACGGCGTATGCGGCTCCTCTTATCCAGATTGCCGGCGGCTTGTGCGCAAGCGTATTCGGCTTTGCGGCGCAGCCCGTAAAGCGCACGCGGAAAAACTGA
- a CDS encoding exodeoxyribonuclease III: MSRIISWNVNGIRAVEKKDFTGWLSSCGADVVCIQETKANPGQLSEALRNPDGYRSFWASAVKPGYSGTALYTKKEPDNVVFMGIDEFDREGRTIAAFFGTTVVISAYFPNSQDAGARLGYKLDYCAAVFALCNNLVEKGYNIVLCGDYNIAHKPIDLANPKSNEKNPGYLPEERAWMDMFTSNGYADTFRHFCTEPDQYTWWSYRFRAREKNIGWRIDYQCVNDAFLPQVESSSILSTVFGSDHCPVSLTLSGNL; this comes from the coding sequence ATGTCTCGTATTATTTCGTGGAATGTAAACGGCATACGCGCCGTAGAAAAAAAGGATTTTACAGGCTGGCTTTCCTCTTGCGGTGCCGACGTGGTGTGCATTCAGGAAACCAAAGCGAATCCCGGTCAGCTTTCGGAAGCGCTGCGCAATCCGGACGGGTACCGTTCGTTTTGGGCGAGCGCGGTCAAACCGGGCTATTCGGGTACCGCTTTGTATACGAAAAAAGAACCCGACAATGTCGTCTTTATGGGTATAGATGAATTCGACCGCGAAGGCCGCACGATCGCCGCCTTTTTCGGCACGACAGTCGTCATAAGCGCATACTTTCCGAACAGTCAGGATGCGGGCGCCCGTTTGGGCTATAAACTCGATTACTGTGCCGCCGTATTCGCGTTGTGCAATAACCTCGTTGAAAAGGGATACAATATCGTTTTGTGCGGCGATTACAACATTGCCCATAAACCGATCGATTTGGCGAATCCCAAAAGCAACGAAAAAAATCCCGGCTATTTGCCCGAAGAACGGGCGTGGATGGACATGTTTACGTCGAACGGCTATGCGGATACCTTCCGTCATTTTTGCACCGAGCCGGATCAATATACGTGGTGGTCGTACCGCTTCCGCGCCCGCGAAAAAAACATCGGTTGGCGCATAGACTATCAGTGCGTAAACGACGCCTTTTTGCCGCAGGTTGAATCTTCTTCAATTTTAAGCACGGTGTTCGGTTCCGATCATTGCCCCGTGTCGCTGACGCTTTCAGGCAATTTGTAA